Within the Desulfitibacter alkalitolerans DSM 16504 genome, the region ATTTAATATGTGTGATAATTTTTTCACCATAGCAATGGAAGGCTTTTTAACGTCCCGTTCCACAGCGCTCAAATAAGAATATGAAACTTTTAATTGCTCAGCAAGTTCTTTCAGCTTCATCCCTCGCTGTTTACGAAATCCACGTAAATTTTTGCCTAAACTCATTTATTTCACCCTGTCCAATAATTAATTAACTTAAACTATAGCATATACTGAAAAGAAAAACCAGCAGTTCCAAAGTCTCTCCATACGAAACCCATATGCTTACTGATGACTAGAAATTACAACGGTGTTTTTACCAGATTTTTTAGCCTTTAACAGTGCTTCATCTGCTTTCTTAATCAGCTCTTCCTTATTATTTATATCAGAATTCAGTGAAGAAATACCTGCACTAATAGTTATTTGTGATAAATCACCATTTTTAAAATTATTAATACCTATATGATTTAGAAAATTGACTAATTTAGTTTTTAGAGATAAATTTTCTTTTATTTCATCTTTTGTTTCTATAATAGTTTCTCTGTCAATGGTAAAAATATGTTCTTGTATTTTCAGCCTTAGTCTTTCCATTAAATTATATGCATCTTGCTCATTTGTTTCTGGCAAAATAATTACTAATTCATCCCCGCCATACCTGGCAAGAATATCTGATTTTCGTAAATTGTTTGATACAATAGCACCAAGCTCTCCTTGAACTTAGAATTGTCTACAAAGCTATTATACAGTATAAGCCATAAGTCAGATATTATTTTTTAAAAAAGTTAGGCTTCCACCTTTTGTGTCGGAATT harbors:
- a CDS encoding GGDEF domain-containing protein — translated: MVSNNLRKSDILARYGGDELVIILPETNEQDAYNLMERLRLKIQEHIFTIDRETIIETKDEIKENLSLKTKLVNFLNHIGINNFKNGDLSQITISAGISSLNSDINNKEELIKKADEALLKAKKSGKNTVVISSHQ